The genome window ATCCAAGGATTTTCCGTGTCTTGCGGAGGTTTTTCGTCGGCTGACTTGTCTAGACGAGTCATAGGGTATTGTAGTGACTGAGCTGGATACGAATTATAAACTTAATAATGCTTCCATGCTAGCACGCTGTTTACTCAATTAAGGATATCTTATGACTCCCAAATCAAGTTTGTTAATCCGTCGCGCTCGCATTCTTTTGCCCAATGGTGAGTTTTTGGTAGGAGATGTGCAAATCTGCGATCGCCAAATTGTCAAAGTTGCTGCGGAAATTGTCGAATCGGGCGATCGAGAAATAGATGCGAAAGGCTTAACTCTGTTACCCGGAGTAATCGATCCCCAGGTACACTTCCGCGAACCGGGTTTAGAACACAAGGAAGACTTGTTTACGGCTAGCTGTGCTTGCGCTAAAGGCGGCGTGACATCGTTTCTGGAAATGCCGAATACGCGACCTCTGACCACAACCCAAGCTGCCTTAGATGATAAACTAAGTCGCGCTGCCGAGAAGTGTTTGGTGAACTACGGCTTTTTTATTGGTGCAACCCCCGAAAATTTGCCTGATTTGTTGAATGCGAATCCGACTCCGGGAATTAAGGTGTTTATGGGTTCGATGCACGGGCAGTTGTTGGTGGATGGAGAAGCAACTTTAGAGGCGATTTTTGCAGCAGGCGATCGACTAATTGCCGTGCACGCAGAAGACCAAGCTAGAATCAACCAGAGGCGTCAGGAATTTGCCGGGATTTCCGATGTTGCCGTACACTCCCAAATTCAAGACAATCAAGCAGCTTTATTAGCAACTCAGCTAGCCTTAAAACTTTCTAAAAAATATCAGCGCCGTCTGCACATTCTGCACCTTTCTACTGGGGATGAAGCTGAGTTGTTGCGCCAGGAAAAACCGAGTTGGGTAACGGCGGAAGTGACGCCGCAGCATTTGTTGTTAAATACCAGCGCCTATCAAAAAATTGGCAGTTTAGCTCAGATGAATCCGCCTTTGCGCGAACCCCGCGATAACGAAATACTTTGGCAAGCTTTACTCGACGGCGTAATTGATTTTATCGCCACCGACCACGCGCCGCATACATTAGCAGAAAAAGCTCAAGATTATCCGAATACGCCGTCGGGAATGCCGGGAGTCGAAACTTCTTTACCTTTGATGCTGACGCAAGCAGTAGAGGGAAGATGTACAGTGGCACAAGTTGCTAATTGGATGTCGGCGGCAGTTGCTAAGGCTTATAAGATTCCCAAGAAAG of Oscillatoria nigro-viridis PCC 7112 contains these proteins:
- a CDS encoding dihydroorotase — its product is MTPKSSLLIRRARILLPNGEFLVGDVQICDRQIVKVAAEIVESGDREIDAKGLTLLPGVIDPQVHFREPGLEHKEDLFTASCACAKGGVTSFLEMPNTRPLTTTQAALDDKLSRAAEKCLVNYGFFIGATPENLPDLLNANPTPGIKVFMGSMHGQLLVDGEATLEAIFAAGDRLIAVHAEDQARINQRRQEFAGISDVAVHSQIQDNQAALLATQLALKLSKKYQRRLHILHLSTGDEAELLRQEKPSWVTAEVTPQHLLLNTSAYQKIGSLAQMNPPLREPRDNEILWQALLDGVIDFIATDHAPHTLAEKAQDYPNTPSGMPGVETSLPLMLTQAVEGRCTVAQVANWMSAAVAKAYKIPKKGAIAPGFDADLVLVDLENYRPVVREEMVTKCGWSPFEGWNLTGWPAVTVVGGKVVFENGKLDTNVRGEALTFDAE